In one Pseudomonas sp. MM211 genomic region, the following are encoded:
- a CDS encoding amino acid ABC transporter ATP-binding protein → MSKLPLLELRGVGKSYGANTVLQGFDLSVRAGEIVSLIGPSGSGKTTALRCMNFLEAYDQGEVWIDGQLLGYSGPGRRPADQDSAASIAEVRRPLAMVFQQFNLWPHMTVLENVMAPLLLGKRLNRTEARALAEAALQRVGLAAKMGAYPARLSGGQQQRVGIARALAVKPRLMLLDEPTSALDPELVEEVLQVIRSLANDGMTMVMVTHEMSFAAQISSQVVFMEAGQIVETGAPAAMFQAPATDRLRQFLKPWFNRSLTPRQEVCQ, encoded by the coding sequence CGGCGTGGGCAAGTCCTACGGCGCCAATACCGTGTTGCAGGGTTTCGACCTGAGTGTGCGAGCCGGCGAGATCGTCTCGCTGATCGGCCCCTCCGGCTCCGGCAAGACCACTGCCCTGCGCTGCATGAATTTCCTCGAAGCCTATGACCAGGGCGAGGTGTGGATCGATGGCCAGCTGCTCGGCTACAGCGGCCCTGGGCGGCGCCCAGCCGACCAGGACAGCGCCGCCAGCATCGCCGAGGTACGTCGACCGCTGGCCATGGTGTTTCAGCAATTCAATCTGTGGCCGCACATGACTGTGCTGGAGAACGTCATGGCGCCTCTACTATTGGGCAAACGCCTGAACCGAACCGAGGCTCGCGCGCTGGCCGAGGCGGCGCTGCAACGGGTTGGTCTGGCAGCCAAGATGGGCGCTTACCCGGCACGACTGTCCGGTGGGCAGCAACAGCGCGTCGGTATCGCCCGGGCGCTGGCGGTGAAGCCGCGCCTGATGCTGCTCGACGAGCCGACGTCGGCGCTCGATCCGGAACTGGTAGAAGAGGTGCTGCAGGTGATTCGCAGCCTGGCCAACGACGGCATGACCATGGTCATGGTGACCCACGAGATGAGTTTCGCCGCACAGATATCCAGCCAGGTGGTGTTCATGGAAGCCGGACAAATCGTCGAGACCGGTGCGCCGGCGGCGATGTTCCAGGCGCCCGCCACCGACCGCCTGCGACAGTTCCTCAAACCCTGGTTCAACCGCAGCCTGACGCCACGCCAGGAGGTGTGCCAATGA